The following coding sequences are from one Prochlorococcus sp. MIT 0604 window:
- a CDS encoding RluA family pseudouridine synthase: MELNNQSSFGIGEGELIEIIYELPLPMRLDRWLVSKRPEQSRARIQHFINSGLVLVNYKTAKAKTPLKNGDNVQIWMPPPEPLIYLKPEKMDLNILFEDEHIIVINKQSGLIVHPAPGHKSGTLVNGLLFHCKDLPGINGKLRPGIVHRLDKDTSGCMVVAKSQEALVNLQKQIKEKIASREYIAVIHGAPNSEEGQIVGHIGRDKLNRLKYKVVEETSGRYACTYWKLEERFGNYSLMSFKLDTGRTHQIRVHCAHINHPIVGDPLYGRCKKLPCKLDGQALHAIKLGLIHPINGKEMIFESELPLDFQKLLSVLKVK; this comes from the coding sequence ATGGAATTAAATAATCAAAGTTCTTTCGGCATTGGAGAAGGTGAGCTTATAGAAATTATTTATGAGCTCCCTCTTCCTATGAGGCTAGATAGATGGTTGGTAAGTAAAAGGCCAGAACAAAGTAGAGCAAGAATTCAACATTTTATAAATTCAGGTTTAGTACTTGTGAACTATAAGACCGCAAAAGCAAAGACCCCATTAAAAAATGGCGACAATGTTCAAATATGGATGCCTCCTCCAGAACCTCTTATTTATTTGAAACCTGAAAAAATGGATTTAAATATCCTTTTTGAAGACGAGCATATCATAGTGATCAATAAACAATCAGGTCTAATAGTTCATCCAGCTCCTGGACACAAATCTGGAACTTTAGTGAATGGCTTACTTTTTCACTGTAAAGATCTGCCTGGAATTAATGGGAAATTAAGACCTGGGATTGTTCACAGATTAGATAAAGACACCTCCGGATGTATGGTGGTTGCAAAAAGCCAAGAGGCATTAGTAAATCTCCAGAAACAAATTAAAGAAAAAATAGCATCACGCGAATATATTGCAGTAATTCATGGAGCACCTAATTCTGAAGAAGGCCAAATAGTGGGACACATTGGCAGAGATAAATTAAATAGGTTGAAATATAAAGTAGTTGAAGAAACTTCAGGAAGGTATGCCTGTACGTATTGGAAATTAGAAGAAAGATTTGGCAATTACTCATTAATGAGTTTCAAACTAGATACGGGTCGAACGCATCAAATAAGAGTTCATTGCGCTCACATTAATCACCCAATTGTGGGTGATCCATTATATGGAAGATGTAAAAAACTACCCTGTAAATTAGATGGCCAAGCTTTACATGCCATCAAGCTTGGACTTATACATCCAATAAATGGTAAAGAAATGAT
- the ylqF gene encoding ribosome biogenesis GTPase YlqF, whose amino-acid sequence MDIPKIQWYPGHIAKAEKKLSEVINKVDLVIEVRDARIPLSTGHPHLNKWINNKKHILVINRSDMISPNTINSWNKWFNARDQYPLWCDAKRGIGIKEICKSAKDSRSSIDDRRLSRGMRIRPIRALTLGFPNVGKSALINRIAKKRVVDSARKAGVTRNLRWIKLESGIDLLDAPGVIPPNLEDQKSALNLALCDDIGEAAYEIESVAIGFIKIISTLNKDKNANISVKQISNRYGVDISKGFKSPSAWIDEAASKHTSGDKRRMSHKLLEDFRNQMLGKIALEVPLWN is encoded by the coding sequence GTGGACATACCCAAAATCCAATGGTACCCAGGCCATATCGCAAAAGCAGAAAAGAAATTATCTGAAGTTATCAATAAAGTAGATTTAGTTATAGAAGTCAGAGATGCACGAATTCCTTTGTCAACAGGACATCCACACCTAAATAAATGGATAAATAATAAAAAACATATTCTTGTTATAAACAGATCAGACATGATCTCCCCTAATACAATCAATAGTTGGAATAAATGGTTTAATGCTAGAGATCAATATCCTCTTTGGTGTGATGCTAAAAGAGGAATAGGAATTAAAGAAATTTGTAAGTCAGCTAAAGATTCTAGGTCTTCAATCGACGATAGAAGACTCTCTAGAGGAATGCGAATTAGGCCAATTAGAGCCCTTACACTTGGTTTTCCAAACGTAGGAAAGTCAGCATTAATCAATAGAATTGCAAAAAAAAGAGTTGTAGATAGCGCTAGGAAAGCAGGCGTGACTCGTAATTTAAGATGGATAAAATTAGAAAGTGGTATAGATCTGCTAGATGCTCCTGGTGTTATACCTCCAAATTTAGAAGATCAAAAATCAGCACTTAATCTTGCACTGTGTGACGATATTGGTGAAGCTGCTTATGAAATAGAGAGTGTCGCAATTGGATTTATCAAAATTATATCCACTCTCAACAAAGATAAGAATGCGAATATCTCAGTTAAACAAATATCTAATAGATATGGAGTTGATATTTCCAAAGGCTTTAAGAGTCCTTCTGCTTGGATCGACGAAGCAGCTTCAAAACATACCTCAGGCGATAAAAGGAGAATGTCTCATAAGTTATTGGAAGATTTTAGAAATCAAATGCTGGGTAAAATTGCTTTAGAAGTACCTCTATGGAATTAA
- the pgk gene encoding phosphoglycerate kinase: MPKLSLSSLDKTHLEGKKVLVRVDFNVPLNEDGQITDDTRIRAAIPTIEYLINHSAKVILSAHFGRPKGQVNEKMRLTPVAARLGELLGQSVALTNSCIGDEAVAQSNSLSNGDVLLLENVRFFGEEEKNDQEFAKKLASHADMYVNDAFGAAHRAHASTQGVTNYLSPSVAGFLLEKELKYLQGAVDSPNRPLAAIVGGSKVSSKIGVLDSLLDKCDKIMIGGGMIFTFYKARGLDVGKSLVEEDKLELAKDLEAKAKAKGVELLLPTDVVLADEFSPDANSKISQIDAISGNWMGLDIGPDSIKVFQNALAECKTIIWNGPMGVFEFDKFADGTNAIATTLADLSAFSEVCTIIGGGDSVAAVEKAGLAEKMSHISTGGGASLELLEGKTLPGVAALNDA; this comes from the coding sequence ATGCCAAAATTATCTCTTTCCAGTCTTGATAAGACACATTTAGAAGGAAAAAAAGTTCTTGTAAGAGTAGATTTTAATGTTCCATTAAATGAAGATGGTCAAATAACCGACGATACGCGTATTCGTGCAGCGATCCCAACTATTGAATATCTTATTAATCATTCCGCAAAAGTTATTTTATCGGCTCATTTTGGTAGACCAAAGGGTCAGGTAAATGAAAAAATGAGATTAACTCCAGTAGCAGCAAGATTAGGTGAATTGTTAGGGCAAAGTGTTGCTCTTACTAACAGTTGTATTGGTGATGAAGCAGTTGCACAATCAAATAGCTTATCTAATGGAGATGTTCTTTTACTTGAAAATGTTCGTTTTTTTGGTGAAGAGGAAAAGAACGACCAAGAGTTTGCTAAAAAATTAGCATCACATGCAGATATGTATGTAAATGATGCTTTCGGTGCTGCTCATAGAGCGCATGCTTCAACTCAGGGTGTTACAAATTATTTAAGTCCCTCAGTAGCTGGATTCCTTTTAGAAAAAGAATTGAAATACCTACAAGGAGCTGTAGATTCCCCAAATCGTCCATTGGCAGCAATAGTTGGAGGATCAAAGGTTAGTAGCAAAATAGGAGTACTTGATTCTTTACTAGATAAGTGTGACAAAATTATGATTGGTGGAGGTATGATTTTTACTTTTTATAAAGCTAGAGGTTTAGATGTCGGAAAGAGCCTTGTAGAAGAAGATAAACTCGAGCTTGCTAAAGATTTAGAAGCAAAAGCAAAAGCAAAAGGAGTAGAATTGCTATTACCCACTGATGTTGTTTTGGCTGATGAATTTTCTCCTGACGCCAATAGTAAAATATCTCAAATTGATGCAATTAGTGGGAATTGGATGGGTCTAGATATTGGTCCAGATTCCATTAAAGTTTTTCAGAATGCTCTTGCAGAATGTAAGACAATTATTTGGAACGGTCCAATGGGAGTTTTTGAATTTGATAAATTTGCAGACGGTACAAATGCAATAGCTACGACTCTTGCGGACTTAAGTGCTTTTTCTGAAGTTTGTACAATAATTGGTGGTGGAGATTCAGTTGCAGCAGTTGAAAAAGCAGGATTAGCTGAGAAAATGTCTCATATATCTACTGGAGGTGGGGCTAGTTTGGAACTTTTAGAAGGTAAAACTTTACCAGGTGTGGCTGCGTTAAACGACGCTTAG
- a CDS encoding glycosyltransferase, producing the protein MSKKNNLLVAASGTGGHIFPALAVSKEVEDEWNIHWLGVSQRLDANFIPEKYNLRTLNIKTPRKNIFLFYQYLEILMSTFQIIRILKEKKIHLVFATGGYISAPTIVASKLLRIPIIIHESNVIPGMVTKYFGFLCNYVLLGFKETNSYLKNCKTIFTGTPLREQFYKFNFLPEWVPKGNGPLLIVMGGSQGSKAINQILYESLEFLIKKQFRIVHIVGESNLNPLHVKNSKNYIQKKFTNEIAALIQNCDLVISRSGAGTINELMEAEKPSILIPYPDSKNNHQEKNAMILAASGGSVLINQNKMSKEVFEETLERIFKIKPKKGKNHYEILDLMKKNMENNNKIESKNEIKKYINYFLKEF; encoded by the coding sequence ATGTCTAAAAAAAATAATTTATTAGTTGCAGCAAGTGGGACAGGGGGGCATATTTTCCCAGCCTTAGCAGTTTCAAAAGAGGTGGAAGATGAATGGAATATTCATTGGTTGGGTGTTAGTCAAAGACTTGATGCAAATTTTATTCCCGAAAAATATAATTTGAGGACTTTGAATATAAAGACACCAAGAAAAAATATTTTTTTGTTTTATCAATATTTAGAAATTTTAATGTCAACTTTTCAAATAATTAGGATCTTAAAAGAAAAAAAAATTCACTTAGTTTTTGCGACTGGAGGTTATATATCAGCACCTACAATTGTTGCTTCAAAACTTCTAAGGATACCTATCATTATTCATGAATCAAATGTAATTCCAGGAATGGTCACGAAATATTTTGGTTTTTTATGTAACTATGTTCTTTTAGGATTTAAAGAAACAAATTCTTATTTAAAAAATTGTAAAACTATTTTCACTGGAACACCTTTAAGAGAGCAATTCTATAAATTTAATTTTTTGCCAGAATGGGTTCCAAAAGGAAATGGCCCTCTTTTGATTGTTATGGGAGGTAGTCAAGGATCAAAAGCTATAAATCAAATTCTTTATGAATCTCTAGAATTTTTAATAAAAAAACAATTTCGGATAGTTCATATTGTTGGCGAATCTAATCTAAACCCTTTGCATGTAAAAAACTCCAAAAATTATATTCAAAAGAAATTTACTAATGAAATAGCAGCTTTAATTCAAAACTGTGATCTTGTAATATCGAGATCTGGTGCAGGAACGATCAATGAATTAATGGAGGCTGAAAAACCTTCAATTTTAATTCCATATCCAGATTCTAAAAATAATCATCAGGAGAAAAATGCAATGATTCTTGCTGCAAGTGGAGGCTCAGTTTTAATCAATCAGAATAAAATGTCCAAAGAAGTTTTTGAAGAAACTCTAGAAAGAATTTTTAAAATAAAACCAAAAAAGGGGAAAAATCATTATGAAATATTAGATCTAATGAAGAAGAATATGGAAAATAATAATAAAATTGAATCTAAAAATGAGATTAAAAAGTATATTAATTATTTTTTAAAGGAATTCTGA
- a CDS encoding histidinol-phosphate transaminase, protein MQGSNLKHGGNVYETAKKLNLLPSEIIDASASLVPFDPPQILIDSINAEIKNLGFRYYPERNLSDLKEIIGKFHGINPDNILPGNGASELITWAGYEASKFGISCIPSPSFVDYERSLNCWNSNFIHCELPKNWNDIFPQSFPLHPKGDVIWITNPHNPTGQLWEKNSLEEIVKKYKLVICDEAFLSITPNGDKESLIPLTKRFDNLLVLRSLTKIFNIPGLRLGYVIGSSKKLKQWEINRDPWPLNSFSIKAGIDLLSNKKFYEQWTKQIHSWINIEKKRVFEKLLKIENLKIHNSSTNFFLIESETSLSPNIKYLESKGILLRECTSFKFLNEKWARISLQNRKNNTLLCAEIQNSFKK, encoded by the coding sequence ATGCAAGGATCAAACTTGAAGCACGGTGGAAATGTATATGAAACTGCGAAAAAATTAAATTTATTACCCTCCGAAATCATTGATGCAAGTGCATCATTGGTACCCTTTGATCCCCCTCAAATACTAATAGATTCAATAAATGCGGAAATTAAGAATCTTGGCTTTAGATATTACCCAGAAAGAAACTTGAGTGATCTGAAAGAAATAATCGGCAAATTTCATGGGATAAATCCAGACAATATATTGCCTGGAAATGGAGCTTCTGAATTAATAACCTGGGCAGGTTATGAAGCATCCAAATTCGGAATAAGTTGTATTCCTTCTCCATCATTTGTTGATTATGAAAGATCTTTAAATTGTTGGAATAGCAATTTTATACATTGCGAATTACCAAAAAACTGGAATGATATTTTTCCTCAATCATTTCCGCTTCATCCAAAAGGTGATGTTATTTGGATAACAAATCCACATAACCCTACCGGCCAATTATGGGAAAAGAATTCATTGGAGGAAATTGTGAAAAAATATAAATTAGTTATTTGCGATGAAGCTTTCTTATCGATAACACCTAATGGAGACAAAGAATCTTTAATACCATTAACCAAAAGATTTGATAATTTATTAGTCTTGAGAAGCTTGACCAAAATCTTCAATATTCCTGGTCTTAGATTAGGTTACGTTATTGGCTCATCCAAAAAACTTAAACAATGGGAAATAAATAGAGATCCTTGGCCTTTAAATTCATTTTCTATTAAAGCCGGAATTGATCTATTAAGTAATAAGAAATTCTATGAACAGTGGACAAAACAGATTCACAGCTGGATAAATATTGAAAAAAAGAGAGTATTTGAAAAATTATTAAAAATAGAGAACCTTAAAATTCATAACTCTTCAACCAACTTTTTTTTAATAGAAAGTGAAACATCCTTGTCGCCAAATATAAAATACTTAGAAAGTAAGGGAATATTGCTTAGAGAATGCACTTCATTTAAATTTCTTAATGAAAAGTGGGCAAGAATAAGTCTACAGAACAGAAAAAATAACACTCTTTTATGTGCAGAAATTCAGAATTCCTTTAAAAAATAA
- a CDS encoding quinone-dependent dihydroorotate dehydrogenase: MNEQKGVFKNLYKNLITPVLKKDSGIDAEYLTNLSLSLLSFSSRKYNWPVVSSILKNLNKEFSVVDKRLTQNICGINFCNPIGLAAGFDKNGNAANIWKDFGFGFAELGTVTKFAQNGNPKPRLFRLAEEEAALNRMGFNNNGAENLVKNFVEQRIEFKKNRKNICLGINFGKSKITDLSQAKDDYLTSLKLLIPYCDYAAINVSSPNTEGLRKLQDPILLRELIKEIKNLPSCPPLFVKIAPDLSFKDIEDICQLIIEENIDGIIATNTSIDRLGLENRKIMQTGLLLSQENGGLSGRPLQKKANQIIKHIHNIDKKIILIGVGGIDSPESAWERICSGASLIQLYTGWIYKGPQLVPDILEGIIKQLNNHQLSSIKDAIGSDLKWVE; this comes from the coding sequence ATGAATGAACAGAAGGGGGTATTTAAAAATCTTTATAAAAACTTGATTACGCCTGTATTAAAAAAAGACTCTGGGATTGATGCAGAATACTTAACAAATTTATCTCTTAGCCTCCTATCATTCAGTTCAAGAAAATATAATTGGCCTGTAGTTTCTTCTATCTTAAAAAATCTAAATAAAGAATTTTCTGTAGTTGATAAAAGGTTAACTCAGAACATATGTGGAATAAATTTTTGTAATCCAATTGGTTTAGCTGCAGGTTTTGACAAAAATGGAAATGCCGCAAATATATGGAAAGATTTTGGTTTTGGATTTGCTGAACTTGGTACAGTAACTAAATTTGCTCAGAATGGAAATCCCAAACCAAGGTTATTTAGATTAGCAGAAGAAGAGGCGGCATTAAATAGAATGGGTTTCAATAACAATGGTGCTGAAAATCTAGTTAAAAACTTTGTCGAACAAAGAATTGAGTTTAAAAAAAATAGAAAGAATATTTGTTTAGGGATCAATTTTGGTAAGTCTAAAATTACAGATTTATCTCAAGCAAAAGATGACTATTTAACTTCTCTAAAATTATTAATTCCATATTGTGATTATGCAGCAATAAACGTAAGTTCTCCAAATACTGAAGGACTAAGAAAGTTACAAGATCCAATTCTTCTAAGAGAACTTATTAAAGAAATTAAAAACTTACCCAGTTGTCCACCATTATTTGTCAAAATTGCACCAGATCTAAGCTTTAAAGATATTGAAGATATTTGCCAGTTAATAATCGAGGAAAACATCGATGGAATAATTGCTACTAACACCAGCATAGATAGATTAGGTCTTGAAAATAGAAAGATCATGCAAACCGGATTATTACTTTCTCAAGAGAATGGAGGATTAAGTGGAAGGCCTCTCCAAAAAAAAGCAAATCAAATAATAAAACATATACATAATATTGATAAAAAGATTATTTTAATTGGCGTTGGTGGAATAGATAGTCCTGAGTCAGCTTGGGAAAGAATTTGTTCTGGAGCATCATTAATTCAACTTTATACAGGATGGATATATAAGGGTCCACAATTAGTACCAGATATACTTGAGGGAATTATAAAGCAACTTAATAACCATCAATTATCTAGTATAAAAGATGCAATTGGATCAGATTTAAAATGGGTTGAATAA
- the rnhA gene encoding ribonuclease HI has product MNSDSIAIEAATDGACSGNPGPGGWGGLIIFDDNSELEIGGSEQNTTNNRMELTAAIKTLEKLKNYQLKENFKLRTDSKYVIEGYTKWIINWKKNGWKTSAGKPVQNLDLWQKIDQLRINGLIMEYVKGHSGDKQNDRVDKIATNYSKGISIESNLKKAESSVDFFEKNAPIEIQELFSRNELIKKFAEQKYLLSSPELNTLLGEENHLKIKQYSLFEWRNWRLIPKDKKYWIIEKKEA; this is encoded by the coding sequence ATGAATAGTGATAGTATTGCGATTGAAGCCGCAACAGATGGAGCCTGCAGTGGTAATCCAGGCCCAGGTGGCTGGGGTGGTTTAATAATTTTTGACGATAACAGCGAATTAGAAATAGGTGGTTCCGAGCAAAATACTACTAATAATAGAATGGAACTCACTGCAGCTATAAAAACTCTTGAGAAATTAAAAAACTACCAATTAAAAGAGAACTTTAAACTAAGAACTGATAGTAAATATGTCATAGAGGGTTATACAAAATGGATTATAAATTGGAAGAAAAATGGATGGAAAACAAGTGCAGGAAAACCAGTTCAAAATCTTGATCTATGGCAGAAAATTGATCAATTAAGGATTAATGGCCTAATAATGGAATATGTTAAAGGTCATAGCGGGGATAAACAAAATGATAGAGTTGATAAAATTGCAACTAATTACAGCAAAGGTATCTCTATAGAAAGTAACTTAAAAAAAGCAGAATCCTCTGTTGATTTTTTTGAAAAAAATGCACCTATAGAAATTCAGGAATTATTTTCCCGCAATGAATTAATTAAAAAATTTGCAGAACAAAAGTACCTTTTAAGTTCACCTGAACTCAACACCTTATTAGGTGAAGAAAACCACTTAAAGATAAAACAATATTCACTTTTTGAATGGCGTAATTGGAGATTGATTCCTAAAGATAAAAAATATTGGATAATAGAAAAAAAAGAAGCCTAA
- the rplL gene encoding 50S ribosomal protein L7/L12, with protein MSAKTEEILESLKSLSLLEASELVKQIEEAFGVSAAASAGVVMAAPGAAGGDADGGAAEEKTEFDVVLESFDAAAKIKVLKVVRNATGLGLGDAKALVESAPKTVKEGIAKADAESLKKEIEEAGGKVTLK; from the coding sequence ATGTCCGCAAAAACTGAAGAAATTCTTGAATCATTAAAATCCCTATCACTTTTAGAAGCATCTGAGCTTGTAAAGCAAATTGAAGAGGCTTTTGGTGTATCTGCTGCAGCTTCTGCAGGTGTAGTAATGGCAGCTCCAGGAGCAGCTGGCGGTGACGCAGATGGTGGCGCTGCTGAAGAAAAAACTGAATTTGATGTAGTTCTAGAAAGCTTTGATGCAGCTGCAAAAATCAAAGTCCTTAAGGTTGTAAGAAATGCAACTGGTCTAGGACTTGGCGATGCAAAAGCACTTGTTGAATCTGCACCAAAAACAGTAAAAGAAGGAATTGCTAAAGCAGATGCTGAATCTTTAAAGAAAGAGATTGAAGAAGCTGGCGGTAAAGTTACACTTAAGTAA
- the rplJ gene encoding 50S ribosomal protein L10 — translation MGRTLENKQQIVTEIKSLLDDSEMAVVLDYKGLTIKEMSDLRSRLQTTNGICKVTKNSLMRKAIDGDSNWNDLESLLTGTNAFVLIKEDVGGAVKAIQSFQKDTKKSETKGALFEGRLLSDSEIKEIASLPSKEVLMAKIAGALNGIATKIAISINEVPSGLARSLKQHSEKSES, via the coding sequence ATGGGCCGAACACTAGAGAATAAGCAACAAATCGTTACTGAGATTAAATCTCTTTTAGACGACTCGGAAATGGCTGTAGTTCTTGACTATAAAGGTTTAACTATCAAAGAGATGTCAGATTTGCGATCTAGATTGCAAACAACTAATGGCATCTGCAAAGTTACTAAAAATTCATTAATGCGTAAAGCTATTGATGGAGATAGTAATTGGAACGATCTTGAATCTTTACTGACCGGAACAAATGCTTTTGTCTTAATTAAAGAAGATGTTGGTGGTGCTGTAAAAGCGATCCAATCTTTTCAAAAAGACACCAAAAAATCCGAAACCAAAGGAGCTTTATTTGAAGGCAGACTTCTTAGCGATTCTGAAATAAAAGAAATTGCAAGTCTTCCATCTAAAGAAGTATTGATGGCAAAAATTGCTGGTGCTCTAAATGGCATAGCAACAAAAATTGCGATCTCTATCAATGAAGTGCCTTCTGGACTTGCTAGATCACTTAAACAACATTCTGAAAAATCAGAATCTTAA
- the rplA gene encoding 50S ribosomal protein L1: MKKLSKRMAALSTKIEDRIYAPLEALSIIKENANAKFDETIEAHIRLGIDPKYTDQQLRTTVALPHGTGQSIKIAVITSGENVSKAKSAGADLFGEEDLVESINKGNMEFDLLIATPDMMPKVAKLGRVLGPRGLMPNPKAGTVTNDIANAIKEFKAGKLEFRADKAGIVHVRFGKASFAKEALFDNLKTLQESIDKNKPSGAKGKYWKTFYVTSTMGPSVQVDINAIQDYQPEG, encoded by the coding sequence ATGAAAAAACTATCAAAAAGAATGGCGGCTCTATCAACAAAGATAGAAGATCGCATTTACGCCCCACTTGAAGCTCTTAGTATTATCAAGGAAAATGCTAATGCAAAATTTGATGAAACCATTGAAGCACATATACGTTTAGGTATTGATCCAAAATATACTGATCAACAATTAAGGACTACTGTTGCATTACCACATGGTACTGGCCAAAGCATAAAAATTGCAGTAATTACAAGCGGTGAGAATGTATCGAAAGCTAAATCTGCTGGTGCAGATTTATTTGGCGAAGAAGATCTTGTAGAAAGCATAAACAAAGGGAATATGGAGTTCGATCTACTTATTGCGACTCCAGATATGATGCCTAAGGTTGCAAAATTAGGAAGAGTTTTAGGACCTAGAGGTTTAATGCCTAACCCTAAAGCTGGGACAGTAACAAATGATATTGCTAATGCAATAAAAGAATTCAAAGCTGGTAAGCTCGAATTTAGAGCAGATAAGGCTGGTATCGTTCATGTCCGCTTTGGAAAAGCAAGTTTCGCAAAAGAGGCTCTATTTGACAACTTAAAAACTTTGCAAGAATCAATCGATAAAAATAAACCAAGTGGAGCAAAGGGAAAATATTGGAAAACTTTTTATGTAACTTCAACAATGGGACCTTCAGTTCAAGTAGACATAAATGCTATACAAGATTACCAACCTGAAGGTTAA
- the rplK gene encoding 50S ribosomal protein L11, with amino-acid sequence MAKKIVAVIKLALQAGKANPAPPVGPALGQHGVNIMAFCKEYNARTQDKAGFVIPVEISVFEDRSFTFITKTPPASVLITKAAGIEKGSGESAKGSVGNISKAQLEEIAKTKLPDLNCSSVESAMKVIEGTARNMGVSITD; translated from the coding sequence ATGGCAAAAAAAATTGTTGCAGTTATCAAGCTTGCTCTACAAGCGGGCAAAGCGAACCCTGCTCCTCCTGTAGGGCCAGCTTTAGGACAACATGGTGTCAATATAATGGCATTTTGTAAAGAATATAATGCAAGGACCCAAGATAAAGCAGGTTTTGTAATTCCAGTTGAGATTTCTGTTTTTGAAGATAGAAGCTTTACTTTTATAACAAAAACACCTCCTGCTTCTGTCTTAATAACAAAAGCAGCTGGCATAGAGAAAGGATCAGGTGAATCTGCAAAAGGCTCTGTTGGGAATATAAGTAAAGCTCAACTAGAAGAAATAGCCAAAACTAAGCTTCCTGATCTAAACTGTTCAAGTGTTGAATCAGCTATGAAAGTAATTGAAGGCACAGCTCGTAATATGGGCGTCTCTATTACTGATTAA
- the nusG gene encoding transcription termination/antitermination protein NusG codes for MSNELTTNLSSSRANTSIARWYAVQVASSCEKKVKATLEQRSVTLGVNNRIIEIEIPQTPGIKLKKDGSRQTTEEKVFPGYVLVRMILDEDTMMAVKSTPNVINFVGAEDGRGSGRSRGHIKPRPLSRQEVNRIFKRASEKKAVIKLDIEEKDRIVVTSGPFKDFQGEVIEVSGERNKLKALLSIFGRETPVELEFSQINKQN; via the coding sequence ATGAGTAATGAATTGACTACAAACCTTTCTTCTTCAAGAGCAAATACTAGCATCGCAAGATGGTATGCAGTTCAAGTAGCATCAAGCTGTGAAAAAAAAGTAAAAGCGACTCTTGAGCAGAGATCAGTAACTTTAGGTGTTAATAATCGAATTATTGAAATTGAAATTCCCCAGACTCCTGGAATTAAATTAAAAAAAGATGGAAGTAGACAAACTACTGAAGAAAAAGTTTTTCCAGGTTATGTCCTCGTAAGAATGATTTTGGATGAAGATACAATGATGGCTGTAAAAAGTACTCCAAATGTAATTAACTTTGTTGGTGCTGAAGACGGTAGAGGGAGCGGTAGATCACGAGGTCATATTAAACCTAGACCATTATCCAGACAAGAAGTTAATAGGATCTTTAAGCGCGCATCAGAGAAAAAAGCGGTAATCAAGTTAGATATTGAAGAAAAAGATAGAATCGTAGTAACTAGTGGGCCATTTAAAGATTTCCAGGGAGAAGTTATAGAAGTTTCTGGGGAAAGAAATAAATTAAAAGCATTACTTTCAATATTTGGGCGCGAGACTCCTGTAGAATTAGAGTTCTCCCAAATCAATAAACAAAACTAA
- the secE gene encoding preprotein translocase subunit SecE — translation MTSPTTNKEPPKKDSPQIEEPKKNNNFFRSTYDELKLVVWPNKQQLFSESVAVIVMVTFSAAAIASVSRFYGWAASQIFG, via the coding sequence GTGACAAGTCCTACTACTAATAAAGAACCTCCTAAAAAGGATTCACCTCAAATTGAAGAGCCTAAAAAAAATAATAATTTTTTTAGATCTACCTACGATGAGCTTAAACTTGTCGTCTGGCCGAACAAACAACAACTTTTTAGCGAATCTGTAGCGGTTATAGTTATGGTAACCTTTTCTGCGGCAGCCATAGCATCTGTCAGTAGATTCTATGGATGGGCTGCCTCGCAAATTTTTGGTTGA